Below is a genomic region from Salmo salar chromosome ssa11, Ssal_v3.1, whole genome shotgun sequence.
cccgcaTGCCTCTCACCTAAacactcccaaggtgccttcccccttcccccctgggaacaaatgaaacagaatactTTCAGTGAAAACCCTAAGCCCTATTGGCATACACATACCTCTGAAGGAGCGGCTACAAAATAATATCAACAAAACTTTCACTgcacaccacaacaaccaacacaggacatcaaaAATAAGCTATTTTCTCTGACAAAGGAACACTGTTTTGTAtcaagctggagaaggagttggtTATTGACGAGACGGCTGTATCCCCTGACGAAAGGGAGGGGGTCAGCGCTCCAATCAGCGACGGggccaaccaatcagctgcttcaggaagccatttcctgaaatgcACACACTTACAAACCCACAACCCAGAAACTGAGGAATGTAACAATGACCATAAAGGGTTCTGGTGACCTTTCCTTGGACTGAtgttcttttctctcctttccaGATGAAGGTGCAGGGTGATGTCACAGCACAGATGTCAGAGATTGTGAGGCTGAAAGGTAAGAGCAGACACTGGCCAGCAGAGGGCACATTTCTGTTGGAGTCTTGTGGCTAGGCTAGCAGAAAGCGGTATGGGTTTGTATTACCATAGTGCCTGGAGCAGTAACAGCAGCTTGCTTAATGCTGTTAAAACATCTTATCTCAAGTGTCCCATGTGCCAAGTGAACTCTAATGCATACAGATTTGCAATGTTGTCAATCCTAGTTTCTTTATTGAACGATTGTTCAACACTAAAGCTATAGCCTAATATCACTACATGGTTGAAATTGCATTCGTTCATAGAATATGAACTCTAAGGTTATATTGTGTGTTATTTGGGGGGGGTGTAGAGCAGCTGAAGGAGCTGAAACAGGAGTTTATGAGGCAGGAGATCCAGCTGAGGGAGGTGAAGAAGAACAGCACCAACTTGGAGAGGAAGCTGGAgtatgagaggtagagagaatgaACTCTCAACACATCTTTCATGTTTTTGCTCTAGGCTCTCAAAATCACAGCAAAGTTCAGGTTATTGAATTCTGACAAGAGCTTTGTTGCTTTTCTCTCTgtgaatttttttatttgttttttgtctAACCAATTGTGTGTGATAGTTTGCAGTGTGGGCGTCAAATCACACAACTAATGGATGAGCATGAAAAAGCTAAAAAGACCCTGGAGGAGGAGGCGGTGAAGCTGAGAAAGGTGAGGCCCTCTGTCAGAGCACCTAGTCATGATGTCCCTGCCTTTCCTTCCCCTGTAATGTAAGTTGTCTACCACCCCCTGCTGGTGTTCATAGATCATACACTCCGTGGATTATACTTTGTCCTGGATGTCAGCAGCTCTGCACTTAGTCATTGTGACTTTTTTACTTACCCAGCAATAGTGAAGGTGATTATAttcatctctcccctctgtctttttctctgtccctccctccctctgcagagtGTGCTGGATATCAGGAAGGTCGGAGCTGCAGAAGGAGGGACTGAGGTGGAGACAGCAGGAGAGCACCCAACTGTGGCCACACGCCGAGACACTGACCTCAAAGGTAACATTACAACCAGCTCATATTGCCACGTTCTGCCTCTGTAATGTTTCAGAGCtaacccaccctctctccctccaccccatccattctctctctccctcctgggaTAGAAGGTTTGGGCAAGCCTGGCAGTGATGCTGGCATGCCTGGTATTGAGGACAGTGAAGTGGGAAAAATAGATGACGTGCAATTTGGTGAGTATTTATTCTCTCTGGTTATTCTACTTTTGATAACGATTCTGGCTGTAAGATTAGTGTCAAATTTCAACTggaactgtcctcccctctcattctctccagcCCTGAAGAAGCCAGCCATCACCCAGAACCACATAGAGATACCTGATACTGGGTTAAGAGAGGTGGGGGCCGGTGAGGGGGCTGGTCGAGACCCCTCTCTGGACCGGCCTGTGCTCCAGATCCAGGACAGGGTCCTAGGGCTGGGGATGGAGGGACTAGCGGGGGCCCTCCAGCAGCAGCCCCCCCAGGCGGTGGCAGACAGACCCATCCTCTTTGATGAGGACAACAAGGCAGCCATCCAGGCAGATGAGTTCGGAGAGCAGCACAGACAGCTTAGAGGTATGTCAACTCACACTCCACACACTCCATATTTGCATTTTCAGTTCACTTGATTAGTTTTGCTGCCCAGGGACAAAGCCACTTATTTAGAGCAGGAACGCTTTAGTGGTGACTTGTTATTGTGCGTCTGTCATTAAGTTTGAGACCTGAGGCCATGGCCTGGGtactcaatcaatcaaatgtatttataaagccctttttacatcagccaatgtcacaaagtgctgtacagaaacccagcctaaaaccccaaacagcaagcaatgcagatgtagaagcacggtggctaggaaaaactccctaggcaGGCCgaaacctagaaagaaacctacaggaaccaggctctgaggggcagccagtcatcttctggctgtaccgggtggagattataacagaacatggccaagatgttcaaatgttcatagatgaccagcagggtcagataataataatcacagtggttgtagagggtgcaacaggtcaacacctcaggagtaaatgtcagttggcttttcatagccgatcattcagagttagagacagcaggtgtggtagagggggtctaaaacagcaggtccgggacaaggtagcacgtccggtgaacaggtcagggttccatagccgcaggcagaacagttgaaactggagcagcagcatgaccaggtggactggggacagcaaggagtcatcaggccaggtaggggaggttagggggagagagaataaatatatatttaaattcacaccggatgagacaggagaaatactgctCTGACTGGGCTCTTAATGGCTGTACAGCAGAGGCCCTGCTGCTCTTGGCCTCTCCAACTCCACACTAGCTGCTATAAAACGTGAGCCATGCTGGCTTCctgttttcagatttttttttcatggaTTGTTTGTGTAGAAAATGGAGGGAAACGTATCATTGGCGCAGTGCTCTGACAGCCTGTCTTTTTAAAGGTGACTCATCCTTTTCTCCCGGAGATTGAAACATGCTCCTTCAGACTGTAGGCTATCTCTCTGAAGGAGCATGTTCCATACTACAGGAGAGAGTGCACCCTAAACCTCTCTCCTATTGTACATTACAAATGAAAAGCCCAAAAGGGATAACCACATTTCAGGTGAAATATTTCTAACGGGAAAAAAAGTCATTATTAATGCTACCTCTGGTTCGCTGTCTCCTTTAAGCTCCTGCCAATGTGATGAAAGCAGATGGTGTACAGAGGAAAGGGGCAGGACTGCCTCTGCCTCCTAACCCCGCCCAGGTGCCCAACCCTATAGAACCTCGGCATGCCAGAGACCCCAAGCCTGCTGAGCCCCTGCGTCACCGACAGAGTGAGTGCCTCCAAAGGCTGGTGGGGATGGGCGGGGGAGACTGAGTACCTCTCAGTACACAGGAGATGTGACACATGGAGACTGTGGTTGTGTCTTTACTCTTTACCTTTAGCAGCAGTGTCCCAGTAAGAAAAGCTTCTCTCACTTGCAGGTGTGTCAAG
It encodes:
- the LOC106562149 gene encoding protein GOLM2 isoform X1; its protein translation is MVGFGANRRGGRLPSFILIALMVIIAILSFNYWTVSNKQGRLLDELAEVQTQVKRTDAARSRLEKRNSELMVQVDTHRKHIDQKDGDNSMLEVKLQAREALIKKCTDEKMKVQGDVTAQMSEIVRLKEQLKELKQEFMRQEIQLREVKKNSTNLERKLEYESLQCGRQITQLMDEHEKAKKTLEEEAVKLRKSVLDIRKVGAAEGGTEVETAGEHPTVATRRDTDLKEGLGKPGSDAGMPGIEDSEVGKIDDVQFALKKPAITQNHIEIPDTGLREVGAGEGAGRDPSLDRPVLQIQDRVLGLGMEGLAGALQQQPPQAVADRPILFDEDNKAAIQADEFGEQHRQLRAPANVMKADGVQRKGAGLPLPPNPAQVPNPIEPRHARDPKPAEPLRHRQSRFFDENESPVDPQHGSKLADYNGDDGNVGEYEADKQAELAYNEEEDGDGGEEDVQDDEDRDMQGDRAVDYGKRRQAIDIL
- the LOC106562149 gene encoding protein GOLM2 isoform X3, translating into MVGFGANRRGGRLPSFILIALMVIIAILSFNYWTVSNKQGRLLDELAEVQTQVKRTDAARSRLEKRNSELMVQVDTHRKHIDQKDGDNSMLEVKLQAREALIKKCTDEKMKVQGDVTAQMSEIVRLKEQLKELKQEFMRQEIQLREVKKNSTNLERKLEYESLQCGRQITQLMDEHEKAKKTLEEEAVKLRKSVLDIRKVGAAEGGTEVETAGEHPTVATRRDTDLKEGLGKPGSDAGMPGIEDSEVGKIDDVQFALKKPAITQNHIEIPDTGLREVGAGEGAGRDPSLDRPVLQIQDRVLGLGMEGLAGALQQQPPQAVADRPILFDEDNKAAIQADEFGEQHRQLRAPANVMKADGVQRKGAGLPLPPNPAQVPNPIEPRHARDPKPAEPLRHRQSRFFDENESPVDPQHGSKLADYNGDDGNVDDEDRDMQGDRAVDYGKRRQAIDIL
- the LOC106562149 gene encoding protein GOLM2 isoform X2; amino-acid sequence: MVGFGANRRGGRLPSFILIALMVIIAILSFNYWTVSNKQGRLLDELAEVQTQVKRTDAARSRLEKRNSELMVQVDTHRKHIDQKDGDNSMLEVKLQAREALIKKCTDEKMKVQGDVTAQMSEIVRLKEQLKELKQEFMRQEIQLREVKKNSTNLERKLEYESLQCGRQITQLMDEHEKAKKTLEEEAVKLRKSVLDIRKVGAAEGGTEVETAGEHPTVATRRDTDLKGLGKPGSDAGMPGIEDSEVGKIDDVQFALKKPAITQNHIEIPDTGLREVGAGEGAGRDPSLDRPVLQIQDRVLGLGMEGLAGALQQQPPQAVADRPILFDEDNKAAIQADEFGEQHRQLRAPANVMKADGVQRKGAGLPLPPNPAQVPNPIEPRHARDPKPAEPLRHRQSRFFDENESPVDPQHGSKLADYNGDDGNVGEYEADKQAELAYNEEEDGDGGEEDVQDDEDRDMQGDRAVDYGKRRQAIDIL
- the LOC106562149 gene encoding protein GOLM2 isoform X4, coding for MVGFGANRRGGRLPSFILIALMVIIAILSFNYWTVSNKQGRLLDELAEVQTQVKRTDAARSRLEKRNSELMVQVDTHRKHIDQKDGDNSMLEVKLQAREALIKKCTDEKMKVQGDVTAQMSEIVRLKEQLKELKQEFMRQEIQLREVKKNSTNLERKLEYESLQCGRQITQLMDEHEKAKKTLEEEAVKLRKSVLDIRKVGAAEGGTEVETAGEHPTVATRRDTDLKEGLGKPGSDAGMPGIEDSEVGKIDDVQFALKKPAITQNHIEIPDTGLREVGAGEGAGRDPSLDRPVLQIQDRVLGLGMEGLAGALQQQPPQAVADRPILFDEDNKAAIQADEFGEQHRQLRAPANVMKADGVQRKGAGLPLPPNPAQVPNPIEPRHARDPKPAEPLRHRQNDEDRDMQGDRAVDYGKRRQAIDIL
- the LOC106562149 gene encoding protein GOLM2 isoform X5, encoding MVGFGANRRGGRLPSFILIALMVIIAILSFNYWTVSNKQGRLLDELAEVQTQVKRTDAARSRLEKRNSELMVQVDTHRKHIDQKDGDNSMLEVKLQAREALIKKCTDEKMKVQGDVTAQMSEIVRLKEQLKELKQEFMRQEIQLREVKKNSTNLERKLEYESLQCGRQITQLMDEHEKAKKTLEEEAVKLRKSVLDIRKVGAAEGGTEVETAGEHPTVATRRDTDLKGLGKPGSDAGMPGIEDSEVGKIDDVQFALKKPAITQNHIEIPDTGLREVGAGEGAGRDPSLDRPVLQIQDRVLGLGMEGLAGALQQQPPQAVADRPILFDEDNKAAIQADEFGEQHRQLRAPANVMKADGVQRKGAGLPLPPNPAQVPNPIEPRHARDPKPAEPLRHRQNDEDRDMQGDRAVDYGKRRQAIDIL